The DNA window ATCCACGACAGTCACTGCCCAAGAAACCCAGAAGGGTTCATctcttttgtttgatttttaagGACACAAACACAGTGGTGGCATCACTATCAAAATTGATTCGTCAAGAGCTCAGCTCAAACCCACTTGCTGAGAAGCACATATAGGGATGCTTCATATTAATTAATGTATCAGAGACGTTAATAAATGAATGTCAAAACCAATAAGAGCTCCGCCATTAATGGAAAGCTGAACAAGGACAAGGCCACCTTCATATTACCTAAAAGATTAAAAGGAGAATTTCCAAAAACTCTTACCCAGTATCCTGTAAAGCTGCCAAAAAGTGAGAAAATCAAGATTTACTTTGCTTCCCCAACCCACGACCGACAAGGGCCCTCCCAGCCTTTCTGTTTGTCATTTTGTTAATTTCTCAAAAGGCATCTATTATTTAtgacaaaagaacaaaaaggacCTTAGCTAATCCTCCCATGTCCCCATTCAGAAAGGCAACCTAGGAGAGCCTTTTAATTCCTTTTAATTGTCAAACAAGTATTAGACAGAAAAAAGGGTTATGGGTAAAAGGAGTGATTATTCTTTGAGGTGAGTACGGTGGTATAGTGAGCATTAGATGGCTGAGAGCATCCGGACATATGTCCTGAGGTGCTctcggccatccgatgctcagtGTACCATCacactcactgcagaggatcTTCACGTAAAAAGAACGGTATTCTGCTAGCAATGGGATGTGTCAATGCACAAGTTAATGGAAGCATATATATAAGCATTTTCAAGACATGGTGGTGGGCTGGTATGGTCTTTTCATACCCTATTGTATTTGGACTTTTTTTGCACCGGCAAGATAAGGGGGAGTGGTTCCTACATGTGTGTGAGGGTCAATCGGAATGCACAAGAAAGCATCCACAAATACGTCAATTTCTGTTTCATGGAGGGTAGGCTGGTTATTTTTCCCTACATGTGTGGATACACTTCCCCACAAAAACATTTTTCCCATAGTACTTATAGGAGAGGGGAGAGTGTAATCTAAGCAAGCCATGGTTTGAGAGATTGGTCCATCCGGATCAGTATCTACACATGATGATCCTAATAGTTGGTCAATCCCATATAAGTAAAACGGTATAGATCAAGCGTAAAATAAAGGAGGGGGGGATTAAGAGGGTTCTCTAAAAGGCAATGTGACCCCTACACTAGCATAGGGCCAATGGAAATACTAatggaagcatcaacatggaTGAGATTTCAACATTTTATAAAAGTTGGAGTGGTCATCTCTCCCCCACTGTGTCTAGGCACAAAGCCACACTGCCATCTGATCTAGGTCAGTCTTTACCTCTAAATACATATTACCTGCAAGGGAAAAAATATTATATGGAATTTAGAGTGCAGTGTTCTATTCAATTCTTCACTATTTGTCCATCTGTTATGTTCCTAGATTCTATTTTCTCGAGTTACTAAGATAGTTTGCTTACTCCTAGTGTAATCACATAGGAATGCAACCTTTGTGATTAAGGGATGATTTCATCTTGGAGGTATAAGCGTAGGTCAACCTGGTGTGCACAAATAGAGATGCTTAAAATCCTTTAGGTGAGTATCCAATACGATTGCACCCTGCGTACCGGATTATTCTACATCAGCAACACTTGAAGGAATATACATGGTCGTTAACAAGTACAAGGTTATCTCATTGACATATGACTGTAACACAACAAAGATAGGTCTTATGCATACTGTCCGTTATATTTCATTTACAACAGGGTCAAATTTCAGACTAtaacaaataataattacaaaggAAAAGTTTTCCGAAACATGAGATATTTCCTCTGCCTACccatatctctctctatctaaCAATTGAAATTGACATATCATCTATCCACACATGGTAGAACTGATATCTtgtaataagatttttttttgattatCCAATCGATGAAAGGAAAATAAGattaactgaaaataaactATTTAACATCCATAATCACCAAATATTCCTTCCTCTCCAACCAAGCATTTTTAACTAAACCTACTAGCAATAGGATTTACACAATGATCCTTCTTTAAAATAAGGGGGAGTGTGATCTTGAGAACATAGCCTATGATAGCGTTCCttgagtctatctctctcctctctcgttagggaacaaagatgtcattttatatgaggaaagaaaaataaaaacatgaataCGCTAACATAAGCCATGCTCCTAGATAGAGAATAATTTTccttaaaataatgaaaattataGACTCTTAAAATTGTATAAATTGAATAATGTCATATAAAATTGGAAATGGGTCACTAGGCCATTCTTCCTTGGAGCAATGCATAAGCTAATCCACCATTACCATTCATATGCTAGTGTTGTATCATGTATGTATGATCCTGCCCTCGTCATGTGGGCCATGTTTAAATGCATGTATGTATCATGTATGTATGATCCTACCCTAGTCATGTGGACCCTACATTTAAATGCATAATGCCTCACTCATTCTAATTAATTTTCtgacttttttttggtaaaattaatTTTCTGACTCACTGAAGTAAAAAATAATGGCTGCAGTCAATATTAACGTTAATATTAGACCTCACATGATTTACAAGTCATTTATATTATGTTAGTTGGCATTGTCGTCTGTCACCCGtgattgtgattttttttttttttttttttttgtgtggggTTGGTGATGTGTgtagggggtggggggtgttggAGAAGGGAATGTAGAAGCGAAAATATAAACCTACATGTAGTCTACATCTATGCAATGTTAGATtggcaaaacttttttttggcATAATTAGATTGGCAAAACGAACTCCCCATGTGGCTGTTGATAGTCATAGAGAAAATTTTCTCCGTAAAGAGGAAGTCTTATAGAAGCGAAAATATAAACTTGTggttctgtttggttgcaatggaaatttaaaggaaagaaaagtgaaatttttatactttaaaaataaatgtaatcattaccccataagATTGTATAAAcgacttaatttttttaatcatatttaatagtgatatattttacatattatagtaaagggttttggatgtaaagtaaaatgaaattttattaccAAATATGGAATTATTTGAAGTtaatattaaaatcacatggataattacatatatttcttttttaagaatgaaaatttcacttcctttcccttcaaTTCTCCTTACAACTAAACATAGTCTATACGAGAATGAATagaaatcataaacaaataaggattatTACTCCCACATGGACCCACTAGTTTCTAAGACCCTAATAACAAAGATAACACGCAAGGTGGATCAATTCCGTCAGACCATGGGTCCTATGGCCCTTCAGAAGAATCAACAAATAAACGCAAATGACAAAATACAAACATTATACCCCTAATAAGTCTCTCcacttcaaaaacaaaaaaaaaaacaaaaaacaaaacttggaatcaagagCCGGGTCGGATCTGAAGATCCAAAACCAAGCTAAATCAGTTAAAAATCCGTCGTAATCTGCCATAACCATATAATTCCGACATGGATTGGCACTCGGCCAGAATCAGGATCACCCTCGACCGATTCTGATCCGTATCAGCCGATCCAAATCCGATTTGTACACGGAGGCTAGGTATTACTAATATTGATCGCATTACACAACTAAAGACGATATACCCACCCCAAAAGATGACACATTTTCGGCCAGTTCCCAAAACGaatattgatacatatcaaGTTCGTATCGAACGACTATGCCCTCAAAGATACCGATACCACCATGAATAGTAGCATATAACCGATCTGGTATCAGCCATATCTCGGTATCGATGCTGGCCGATATGATACCGATTCCTAAAACCATGGAGGAAAGAGCAGTACATTAACCAGAtcttcagagacaacaattACAAAGTATCATTTCACAGAAGCTGGGCAGTTCCATGCGATCAGACTAACAGGAAATACAGATGGCAAATCCATGCCTCCATTTAGATTTGTACTCCAAACTATATCATTTAcagccaaaaagaaaatttggtTAATAAGCACTACACAAAAATCTGTGTTTTATATACAACAAAAGTTAGGGTTAACCCTTACTCCACTTGATCATCTGGTCCAGGTAGCACTGCTGACACCCCACCTGGAATGTTCTCAGACATGCTGTCTTTCTTTTCATCTACCTGTCTTGGCAAAGGAGATGAGGATAAGTCCTCATGCTCTGATGACTGGTCTTTGTTATTTTCATCAACCCTAATGACCACAGAAACATCAAATGCATCACCTTCCTCTGCTTTTGAGGAATCTAGACACCCTGCAGCTAcatgatcctcaccaggatctgtAGAAACTAGCTGCGAAGTATCTGATTCTGATCTGTGTACctctttctcaaaatttttgtcACGCTCATCTGTACAGATTTGATCTGCTGCTGCAGGGGTTTGGATCTCACAATGATCGTCTGGAAGGGCATCCAAACTGCAAGATGCAGCAGCAATTGGCTGCATAGATTCTAAAACAGGACATCctttattttcatcatcaataggaGTGAGTTTCAGATTTAATTCATCATGTTGTATATCCTGGTCAGATGCGAGTTCAGTTGGCAAAATACTAGGCTGATCTTCACCTTCAACTTTCTCTGAAGATACAGGACCTTGATTAACAGCTTCATTAATTGTATCATTAGCTTCTGAAGTATCCCTGCGCAATTCTGTTTTATCAGAAGGAACCCCATTATTTTCACCCTGAACAGAAGTGGACATCAAATCCCATTTATCACCATGGGAATCCTGGCCAGATGTGAGTTCAGTTGGCATAATAGAAGGATAATCACCCTCATCGGCTTCCTCAGAGTTTCCAGGGCCTTGACTAACAGCCTCATCAATTATAACATTATCCTCTGAAGTGTGCCTGACCAATTTTTTTTCATCAGAAGGAACCTCTTTACTGTCACCCTCAGCAGATGTGGTTTCCCGATCCAATTTATCACCATGGAAATCCTGGTCAGATGTGAGTTGAGTAGACACAATAGTATGATCTCCACCTTCATCAGCTTTCTCAGAATACACAGGACATTGACTGACAGCCTCATCAATTATATTACTACATTCTAAACAgtcttcaaccacctctttttcATCAGAAGGAAACCCGTCAGTTTCTCCCTCAACAGAAGAGGCCACATGACCCAGATCCAACTGATCACCACGGTGATCCTGGCCAGATGCGAGTTCAGTAGGCACAATACCAGGATGATCACCACCTTCGTCAGCATTCTCAGAATATACAGGGCCTTGACTAACAGCTTCATCAATTTTATCATTAGCTTCTGAAGTATCACTGATTAATTTGTCCTTTCCCTCAACTGGAACACTTGGGTTTTCACCTTCTGAAGTTCCTCTGATCATTTTATCCTCATCAGAAAGAGCTCCATGCAAAGCAACAGGAGCGTGGCTAAGTTCAGGCAGTGCCTCACCAGGAatatctccatcattctcagtTTCATCAAGATCCCCAGGACCTTCAACTACACTGTTGACTTCCCCTGCCTTCTGAGTAGACATGTCCAACTTATGATCAGATGAATCCCCATCTGAAGCACCACTGATTAATTTGTCCTTTCCATCAACTGGAACACTTGGGTTTTCACCTTCGGAAGTTCCTCTGATCATTTTATCCTCTTCAGAAAGAACTTCATGGAAAGCAACAGGAGCATGGCTAGGTTCAGGCAGTGCCTCACCAGGAatatctccatcattctcagtTTCATCGAGATCCCCAGGACCTTGAACTATAACATTGACTTCACCTTCATTCTGAGTAGACATGTCCAACTTATGATCAGAAGAATccaaatctgaagcatcactgATTAATTTGTCCTTTCCATCAACCGGAACACtagggttttcaccttctgaAGTTCCTCTGATCATTTTATCCTCGTCAGAAAGAACTTCATGCAAAGCAACAGGAGCGTGGCTAGGTTCAGGCAGTGCCTCAACAGGAatatctccatcattctcagtTTTACCGAGATCCCCAGGACCTTGAACTATACCATTGACTTCACCTGCATTCTCAGTAGACATGTCCAACTTATGATCAAATGAATCCCCATCTGAAGCAACCATAACTGTCTGATCCAGAACAAAGATCTTACTCATACCCACAGAATCACCTGGTGCAGCAGACACAGCTTTCCCACAAGTTATAGAACCTTGAGCATCTCCTGGACCACAGACATAAGAACTGGGGTTCTCCTGATCTGAATGAGAAATCTGAGTGGATGACACAGTTTTTCCAATATCGAGTACTTCAGTTTCTTCACTCTGAGAAGGCATAGCAGTGCTATTGCACTCGTTGGTCTCATCTTTCCCTGGAGCCTCTAAATTTTCAGTATTAGGTAGCTCAGGTGCTTCGATCTGACCATGTACAGAAGAATTGTCATGATTTGAATAACATGCAGTCCAGTTCTCCAAATGCACAGCACCATCAGAACTAGCATCTGCATGATGAGTGGTAGAAGGATCTGTATCTTGATCATCTATTTGCAGTGTGTGGCCCCTTGCAGACATAGATGATGCAGTGTCCTTTTCTTGTACTTCACCCAGAGAGTGAACAGTAGCTCCTTCAGGTTTCTTCTCATCATCAGCACACTCTGGCTTAACCTGATGGACGGAATCATAAGTAACAGAACAAAAGATGAACTGAGAATCTACTCATCTGACTGAGAAAGCTCATTGGATGTTATTTGAATTGGAGCAGTATTGCGTGAATCAAATACCTCAATTTTGCCATGTGTCGTATCATACATCTGAGAAGGACTTTCTACCCCAGGATCCTCTGACTTGGCAGAACCATCAGGATCAGCAGATGCATCATAAGTGCTCATAGGGTCAGAGACATGTTCATCCAGTCGAGGAACCTTGCCACTCCCAGACATAGATGGAAAACTATCATGTTTTGTTTCATCCTGACAAAGTACAGCAGTTCCTTCAGGTTTCTTCGCATCATCAGCGGGCTCTGGCTTAACCTGATAGACAGAATTATCACCAGTAATATGTTCATCAGATAAATTGAGGATCTGCCCGTCTGTCAGAAAGCACATTAAATgtgaacatagttgtcaaggagacTGTCTAGGCGTCCAGGCGCCCTTGCTGGAAGGTGCCTTGGGTCGTCTATGCACCTTCTTTGTGTCACCTTGACGTCCAagcccctccaatgccttgggttgcctagacactgtgacaactatggatgcGATTTCAATTGGTGCAATTACTGGGTAGATCAAATACCTCAATTTGGCCATTTGTGGTATCATATGTCTCAGAATGATTTTCTACCCCAGGATCCTCTGAATTGGCGGAAATATGGGGATCGGCATTTGCATCCTGAGTACTGGAAGGATCAGACACCTGCTCATCCAAGAGAGGAGCCAGGTCACTCCCAGACACAGATGGGGCAGTATCATGTTTTCTTTCACCCTGACAGAGTACAGCAATTCCTTCAGGTTTCTTCGCATCATCAGCATGCTCTCGCTTAACCTGAAAGTAAGATTCATCAGCACTAATATTAATATGAGATAAACTGATAATCTGCTCCTCTGTCTTACAAAGATCATTGGATGTGATCTCAATACGTGCGGTACTGGGTAGATCAAATACCTCAATTTGGCCATGTGTCGTGTCATTCGTCTCAGAATTATTTTCTACCCCAGGATGCTCTGAATTGGCAGAAACATGGGGATCGGCATTTGCATCCTGCGTACTGGAAGGATCAGACACATGCTCACCCTCTAGATGAACCTGGCCACTCCCAATTATAGATGGGTCAGTATCATGTTTTCTTTCACCCTGACAGAGTGTAGTAGTTCCTTCCGGTTTCTTCCCATCATCAGCATGCTCTGGCTTAACCTGATAGTCAGAATCATCAGCAGTAACATGAACATCAGATAAACTGATGATCTGCTCCTCTGTCTTACAAAGCTCATTGGATGTGATTTCAATTGGCGCGGTATTGGGTAGATCAAACACCTCAATTTGGCCATGTGTCATATCATTCATCTCAGAATTATTTTCTGCCCCAGGATCCTCTGAATTGGCAGAAACATGGGGATCAGCATTTGCATCCTGAGTACTGGAAGGATCAGACACCTGCTCATCCAAGAGAGGAGCCAGCTCACTCCCAGTTATAGATGGGGCAGTCTCATGCTTTCTTTCACCCTGACAGAGTACAGCAATTCCTTCAGGTTTCTTCGCATCATCAGCATGCTCTTGCTTAACCTGATCGTCAGAATCATCACCAGTAACATGAACATCAGATAAACCGACGACCTGCTCCACCTTACAAAGCTCATTGGATGTGATTTCAATTGGTGTTGTATTGGGTAGATCAAACACCTCAATTTGGCCATGTGTCGTATCATTCATCTCAGAATTATTTTCAGCCCCGGGATCCTCTGAATTGGCAGAAACATGGGGATCAACATTTGCATCATGAGTACTGGAAGGATCAGACACCTGCTCATCCAAGAGAGGAGCCAGGTCACTCCCAGTTATAGATGGGCCAGTATCATGCTTTCTTTCACCCTGACAGAGTACAGCAATTCTTTCAGTTTTCTTCGTATCATCAGGTTTCTTCGCATCATCAGCATGCTCTGGCTCAACCTGAAAGTCAGAATCATCACCAGTAAAATTAACATCAGAATGATTTTCTGCCCCAGGATCCTCTGAATAGGCATATCCATCAGGATCAGCATTTGCATCCTGAAAACTAGGAAGATCATAGACCTTGTCATCAAGTGGAGGAACCTGGCCACTCCGAGACATTGACGGGGCAGTGTTATGTTCTGTTTCACCTTGGCAAGGAACTGTAGCTCCTTCAGGTTTATTTGCATCATCAGCATTTGGATTGACCTGATCTATATCAGCTTTACCAGTAATACCAGTATTAGGGACCTTGTCATCTGTCTGAGATAGCTGGCTAGAAGCAAATTCAGTTGCAATGGTATTAGCTAGATTGGGTACATCACTCTCACCAAGTAAAGAAGAACTGTCATCTCTTTTAGAAGGAACAAAGACCTGCTCATCAGGTTCAGAAACCTGGCCACTTAGAGAAATAGATGGGGCAATATCATGTGTCTGTACTTCACCCTGACATACAGTAGTTCTTCCCAGCTGTTTAGCATCATCAGTATTCTCAATATTAATGGAACCCACAGAATAACCAGCTATACCATGGGTACCAGAAGGATTGGGGATCGGCTGGACAGATTGAGAAAGCTGACCAGATAGAGATACAGTCAGGTTATTAGAAGGTATATCTGGCATTTCAGATAGAGAGCTTTCATCATTAGGTGATGCTTTGGCTTCCACTGATATTGTAGATTCTCTCTCTACAGAACAAGAAGCATTCTCAGACATTGATGGACATGTTGGTCCCTTGTCATGGAAGGACTTCTCATTTGAGTTTGGCTCCTGACCAGATACCATGTCAGGCGGAGCAATCTTACAAGGTTTTTCAGTGGAGTCATTTCTCTGTGCATTAGCTCCCAGACAATCTGAGTTCTTCTCCATGGAAATGATAACATTCTCCTGCAATGTTGATGTACCTGGCCCCTGCATACTTTCGGCAGGAAGATTTGATTCCTCTGTCAGCTTCAGCTTCTTGTAAGATATATTGGGAATATGACTGCAACAATCTTCTTCGGTTTTGACTTCAGTTGGCTTCAAACATGGAGTAGTATTATACATAGAACTGATGGTATATTCAGATATTGGATGACATGTTAAATGCTGCTTGTCTTGGGCAGGTTTTAGATCTGAAATTAGCTCCTGGCTAGATATCAAGATGGGAGGAGGGACCTCACAGGATTGGTCAGAGATcaaatttctctctccattgACCTCTGCACATACAGAGCTCTTATCCATGGAAATGGCAGTGCTCTCATGCAATGTTGATGTACCTGGTGGCTGTTTTCCCTGGATAGAAAGATCAGATCTCTCTGTTGAGTTTGGCCTCTGGTTAGATGTTACATCAGGCACAAGGTTTTGACGAGCTTTGTCATCTATAACAATTCCAACTTTCTGAGAATCATTCTCCAGCTTATCTTTTATGGTGATGGATTTCACGCTGCTCCTATTCCCTTCAGCGATCTGTGAATCAACCATGGGAGCATGGACTGTAGGTACTGCAGTCCCTACAACATGTGAACTCTTAATTGCAACAGCAGCTTGTTTAGCATTGGAAACTCGTAAAACTTTTCTTTTAGTGCCCCGCTTGACTGGGGCAGGTGACTTGGATGTAGCTTTATCAGCAGAAGATTTCATTTGATGTAGGGGAACAGGGACTGAAGGTTTCTCATTCCTCATATTCAGAGAGCTCATACCAGGTGCATTGCCATAGCGCGTACTATCTTGTCCTGCAACAGATTCAACAGCTTTGACCACAGGAAGGTCCACATGCACAGCCCTTCCAGGAACTGTGCCACTGATAGGCACTATTTTTGAGGCATTAGGTATAGTTCCAGTTTGGACGGAAATGGTTTCTGTTTTTTCGGATGACCTTTTCTTATCCAAGGTCCCCATACGAAGagatctcctctctttcaaaTCTTGTGCCAATGCAGAGATCACAGGTGTAGATGATTGGGTAACCTTGGGCTCTTGCTCAGAAGGCAGTACACTGACCTTCACACCTTCTTTCTTGTTCGACTCCACAGAGCTTGTGCAATCCGTTCTCGCGGATGAAGAGGTCTCAGCTAATTTTGTCTCAGGAATGGGAAATTTCTCTGTCTCCTTTTTCTCAAAGCTTGGTCCCACTCTCATGTATTTCTCCTGAGCAAAGGATGGCATTGTGGTTCGAACTGGAACTAATTCAACCACCTTTGGTAGCCCAGTGATTGGGTTTACCTCGAAACTAACAATGGTAGGGGCATTTGAAGTATTAGGTGGTCCACTCACTAACTTTTGTGTTACAAAAGCGGAAGAGCTTTCCGACATCATGCTCATCTCCTTTGGGCCTCTAGAAATGGAGTTAGATTCAGAGCTGACGGCATAAGGAGCATTTGTAGCGCTAGATGGTCTTACAGCCCTTTGATTATCATGAGCTACAGAAGCTAGAGAGCTATCTGATGACATGCCTCTTTCCATTGGCATTATTTGAGTAAGATTCCTTTCAGGTTGAACAGCAGGAGATTCTAAACTTTGTTTCTTTGCCCTGCGTCTAGGTGCTTCTGAGCCACTCTGAACCTTCCTGCTTTGTCCCTTAACTTGCATGTGGACAGAAGGGACGGGAGTAGTTATCAATGAACCAGGGGCAGTCCCAATGCTGAACTCCT is part of the Macadamia integrifolia cultivar HAES 741 chromosome 9, SCU_Mint_v3, whole genome shotgun sequence genome and encodes:
- the LOC122089816 gene encoding chromatin structure-remodeling complex protein SYD-like isoform X1; the protein is MAASHHVEIEAAKFLQKLIHESKDEPAKLATKLYVICQHMKMSGKEQSLPYQVISRAMETVINQNGIDIEALKSSRLPMTGGTQMGDSGVSRSADKEKLDIQPSVGLSLRGPSVNAWHAGSSSKINDDVYGGSSQGIGVLKESKAVFPENEMGRLETVVLNRPPAGPSRSESVGHDAYHGSVSQRSGKLFDHESPSSLDTRSANSQERRDKTKPDNQGRKKDTKKASAKRKRADSTSALETHNDNPHQLDSPSIRFNPRKGKPMNKGDAQGGFALKGGEHNPVQSSGHVDYLSSLSGGLGSIFKTKQENQSLIERPGDKTKTTNSMSWAPTPKYPEEGEVSSAHGALGQQKGGMQLSRHEILSSGGWIQNKVAFQSENSQGSRFPLNIVSSGSTAEQLAAQSPGTSKEAGQSSEGAIHCKAGSFWQQQSAPQSAQQKGEESLGNDTELGGPGRSLGPVNSNILHGNPAILGGIGNVHGGISGAFGSYPMVRPGFSAPMQYNSSPFNSHDLTSKIHKERIMESSSGSQLLEKNNDMMVNDTPVKSPAVEFSSTKVAFHSELRKPGFIRDAVPSISEKGMDAQFCSSGRQEEALSGGRVLEQDRGILNSAANSSKMVQGCESNSNMEISMAQGGPSRDTGKTPMSQLPVSGMPFKEQHLKQLRAQCLVFLAFRNGMVPRKLHLEIALGESNQKEGSSADGACRELTDHRGKESYLREPTNSNGVGIGSGRTNDIRDAERVPPGSSSTGSLIDTDSSKETKNIKKTKKQKGSPADQLVLAEEGQRLLSATRKPEAEMQTQETAESQDDPDHGHQQVGRANQIWRGISNHNEAPRGMMEASMVQHEQVLERAENPLNQSQTYGDSDRVNKLFKVEAAFMQASQQTDKYPSSVPLGEQTRLSGKGVEPHMLMSLKDVNPLTMHALQGGKHSSKPEPIVFNSFADVFVGANCGPEDQRGSEIQKQSASDGCKMISINRDPITVLEKSPEEEEEEKSSTETPPSPKYTTSEKWIMDWQKRKLLGEENWALKQKKMEEKITGSFDKLKETVSSSEDISAKTRSVIELKKLQLLRLQRRLRSDFLHDFFKPVTSDMDRLKAVKKHRHGRRVKQVEKFEQKMKEERQKRIRERQKEFFTEIEVHKERMDDWFKIKRERWKGFNKHVKEFHKRKERIHREKIDRIQREKINLLKNNDVEGYLRMVQDAKSDRVKQLLKETEKYLQKLGAKVQESKTTARRFEMEKDEGRSANVVENNEVAIENEDESDQAQHYLESNEKYYLMAHSIKENITEQPTCLQGGKLREYQMNGLQWLVSLYNNHLNGILADEMGLGKTVQVIALICYLMETKNDRGPFLVVVPSSVLSGWESEISNWAPGINKIAYAGPPEERRRLFKERIVHGKFNVLLTTYEYLMNKHDRPRLSKIHWHYIVIDEGHRIKNASCKLNADLKLYQSSHRLLLTGTPLQNNLEELWALLNFLLPNIFNSSEDFSQWFNKPFESSGDNSPDEALLSEEENLLIINRLHQVLRPFVLRRLKHKVENELPEKIERLVRCEASAYQKLLMKRVEENLGSIGSSKGRSVHNSVMELRNICNHPYISQLHAEEVDTLIPKHYLPPLVRLCGKLEMLDRLLPKLKATDHRVLFFSTMTRLLDVMEDYLHWKRYRYLRLDGHTSGNDRGALIEEFNRPDSPAFIFLLSIRAGGVGVNLQAADTVIIFDTDWNPQVDLQAQARAHRIGQKRDVLVLRLETVWTVEEHVRAAAEHKLGVANQSITAGFFDNNTSAEDRREYLESLLRESKKEEAAPVLDDDALNDLLARSESEIDVFESIDRRRREEEMAAWHKLVLEQDKESSDPLPPMPSRLVTDDDLKALYQAMQVHELSNVGAKRKGEYLGGLDTQHYGRGKRAREVRSYEDQWTEEEFEKMCQADSPESPKQKEEAFPKQKEETIPKRKEDTIPKQKEESIPQQKEETISKGMAMDASASKLGIGNTDPPPLAPPLSTETSQLPGKELPQPSRRGRGRPKRAEAASTDTSPSAGVVPAPSDAAEKLDMGSQRKISSSPTAPPSTGNFPDSVAVKDLGGTTLQEFSIGTAPGSLITTPVPSVHMQVKGQSRKVQSGSEAPRRRAKKQSLESPAVQPERNLTQIMPMERGMSSDSSLASVAHDNQRAVRPSSATNAPYAVSSESNSISRGPKEMSMMSESSSAFVTQKLVSGPPNTSNAPTIVSFEVNPITGLPKVVELVPVRTTMPSFAQEKYMRVGPSFEKKETEKFPIPETKLAETSSSARTDCTSSVESNKKEGVKVSVLPSEQEPKVTQSSTPVISALAQDLKERRSLRMGTLDKKRSSEKTETISVQTGTIPNASKIVPISGTVPGRAVHVDLPVVKAVESVAGQDSTRYGNAPGMSSLNMRNEKPSVPVPLHQMKSSADKATSKSPAPVKRGTKRKVLRVSNAKQAAVAIKSSHVVGTAVPTVHAPMVDSQIAEGNRSSVKSITIKDKLENDSQKVGIVIDDKARQNLVPDVTSNQRPNSTERSDLSIQGKQPPGTSTLHESTAISMDKSSVCAEVNGERNLISDQSCEVPPPILISSQELISDLKPAQDKQHLTCHPISEYTISSMYNTTPCLKPTEVKTEEDCCSHIPNISYKKLKLTEESNLPAESMQGPGTSTLQENVIISMEKNSDCLGANAQRNDSTEKPCKIAPPDMVSGQEPNSNEKSFHDKGPTCPSMSENASCSVERESTISVEAKASPNDESSLSEMPDIPSNNLTVSLSGQLSQSVQPIPNPSGTHGIAGYSVGSINIENTDDAKQLGRTTVCQGEVQTHDIAPSISLSGQVSEPDEQVFVPSKRDDSSSLLGESDVPNLANTIATEFASSQLSQTDDKVPNTGITGKADIDQVNPNADDANKPEGATVPCQGETEHNTAPSMSRSGQVPPLDDKVYDLPSFQDANADPDGYAYSEDPGAENHSDVNFTGDDSDFQVEPEHADDAKKPDDTKKTERIAVLCQGERKHDTGPSITGSDLAPLLDEQVSDPSSTHDANVDPHVSANSEDPGAENNSEMNDTTHGQIEVFDLPNTTPIEITSNELCKVEQVVGLSDVHVTGDDSDDQVKQEHADDAKKPEGIAVLCQGERKHETAPSITGSELAPLLDEQVSDPSSTQDANADPHVSANSEDPGAENNSEMNDMTHGQIEVFDLPNTAPIEITSNELCKTEEQIISLSDVHVTADDSDYQVKPEHADDGKKPEGTTTLCQGERKHDTDPSIIGSGQVHLEGEHVSDPSSTQDANADPHVSANSEHPGVENNSETNDTTHGQIEVKREHADDAKKPEGIAVLCQGERKHDTAPSVSGSDLAPLLDEQVSDPSSTQDANADPHISANSEDPGVENHSETYDTTNGQIEVKPEPADDAKKPEGTAVLCQDETKHDSFPSMSGSGKVPRLDEHVSDPMSTYDASADPDGSAKSEDPGVESPSQMYDTTHGKIEVKPECADDEKKPEGATVHSLGEVQEKDTASSMSARGHTLQIDDQDTDPSTTHHADASSDGAVHLENWTACYSNHDNSSVHGQIEAPELPNTENLEAPGKDETNECNSTAMPSQSEETEVLDIGKTVSSTQISHSDQENPSSYVCGPGDAQGSITCGKAVSAAPGDSVGMSKIFVLDQTVMVASDGDSFDHKLDMSTENAGEVNGIVQGPGDLGKTENDGDIPVEALPEPSHAPVALHEVLSDEDKMIRGTSEGENPSVPVDGKDKLISDASDLDSSDHKLDMSTQNEGEVNVIVQGPGDLDETENDGDIPGEALPEPSHAPVAFHEVLSEEDKMIRGTSEGENPSVPVDGKDKLISGASDGDSSDHKLDMSTQKAGEVNSVVEGPGDLDETENDGDIPGEALPELSHAPVALHGALSDEDKMIRGTSEGENPSVPVEGKDKLISDTSEANDKIDEAVSQGPVYSENADEGGDHPGIVPTELASGQDHRGDQLDLGHVASSVEGETDGFPSDEKEVVEDCLECSNIIDEAVSQCPVYSEKADEGGDHTIVSTQLTSDQDFHGDKLDRETTSAEGDSKEVPSDEKKLVRHTSEDNVIIDEAVSQGPGNSEEADEGDYPSIMPTELTSGQDSHGDKWDLMSTSVQGENNGVPSDKTELRRDTSEANDTINEAVNQGPVSSEKVEGEDQPSILPTELASDQDIQHDELNLKLTPIDDENKGCPVLESMQPIAAASCSLDALPDDHCEIQTPAAADQICTDERDKNFEKEVHRSESDTSQLVSTDPGEDHVAAGCLDSSKAEEGDAFDVSVVIRVDENNKDQSSEHEDLSSSPLPRQVDEKKDSMSENIPGGVSAVLPGPDDQVE